A portion of the Musa acuminata AAA Group cultivar baxijiao chromosome BXJ1-1, Cavendish_Baxijiao_AAA, whole genome shotgun sequence genome contains these proteins:
- the LOC135636733 gene encoding uncharacterized membrane protein At1g75140-like encodes MAATAFLLPLLLSFPLASSADAGADTVAFLDRQESQLQRLETLVESLSETVSALQSSLSACLSARSDRSSDLPMDLETIIPVLSTPQAASAAVAEGAARSSAVSVTKHKTSWSERFLFAAAVRLEASAAVATVLPYEELDGLGKYFAVGDTHGRVYVFSSTGDVVIELPSLSDSPVTSMLSYLSSRRNESLLFSGHADGSITAHRLHESAASGDDWLTLSVGSSKPFIRGSRELDSPPVSRLEVHQVGRVRYVLASDGGGRIRVFTENGTLYGTAIASGPPLAFMKQRLLFLTETGAGSLDLKSMAVRETECEGLNGSVAKAYSFDLSERLKAYGLTAGGDLIHVVLLGDVANLKCRVRSVRKSEIDGPAAIRTIKGYLLVASYDKFFVYNISSQFPGRVGAPRPLFSAAIHEMQSQFLNSDASADGPLGAKPMLAADRGKLVVLGLGNGYIGIYRSNFPAFGLHANTVVWSGPALLLLLFLIGILWQFYVKKKDSLGWTTEESFNAEDASSSSSSLLGSGAADRAYVDGVRAGDLRESRGAALRGPPRRYVSPSRHPGGSGMPFRSGCADPGFRGAGDLKFRGQSMEPAGFAKRREALFPNSQVADDQID; translated from the coding sequence ATGGCGGCGACCGCCTTCCTACTCCCTCTCCTCCTATCCTTCCCGCTCGCCTCCTCAGCCGACGCCGGAGCCGATACCGTCGCCTTCCTAGACCGCCAGGAGTCCCAGCTCCAGCGCCTCGAaaccttagtcgagtccctctctGAGACCGTCTCAGCCCTCCAGTCCTCCCTCTCCGCCTGCCTCTCCGCGCGATCTGACCGTTCTTCCGATCTACCCATGGATCTGGAGACCATCATCCCCGTCCTCTCAACGCCGCAGGCGGCGTCCGCGGCCGTGGCGGAAGGTGCCGCCCGGTCCTCCGCAGTCTCCGTCACTAAGCACAAGACCTCCTGGTCGGAGAGGTTCCTGTTCGCCGCGGCGGTGCGATTGGAGGCCTCCGCCGCTGTCGCCACCGTGCTCCCGTATGAGGAGCTCGACGGCCTCGGCAAATACTTCGCCGTCGGAGACACTCACGGCCGGGTCTACGTGTTCTCCTCTACAGGCGACGTCGTCATCGAGCTGCCCTCTCTGTCCGACTCCCCCGTGACGTCGATGCTCTCCTACCTTTCCTCCCGTCGCAACGAGAGCCTCCTCTTCTCCGGCCACGCCGACGGCTCCATCACGGCCCACCGCCTCCACGAGTCTGCCGCCAGCGGCGATGATTGGCTCACTCTCTCGGTTGGCAGCTCGAAGCCCTTCATCCGTGGGTCGCGTGAGTTGGACTCGCCGCCGGTCTCCCGCCTGGAGGTCCATCAGGTGGGGCGGGTCCGCTACGTCCTGGCATCGGACGGCGGCGGGAGGATCCGAGTGTTCACGGAGAATGGCACCCTGTACGGCACGGCCATTGCTTCGGGTCCGCCATTGGCTTTCATGAAGCAAAGGCTTCTCTTCCTCACCGAGACAGGCGCCGGGTCACTGGACCTCAAGTCCATGGCGGTGAGGGAGACCGAGTGCGAGGGGCTGAATGGCTCGGTCGCCAAAGCCTACTCCTTTGACTTGTCGGAGCGGCTGAAGGCCTATGGCTTGACTGCCGGAGGTGACCTGATCCACGTCGTGCTTCTCGGGGATGTGGCCAACCTCAAGTGCCGGGTTCGGTCGGTAAGGAAGTCAGAGATCGACGGACCCGCAGCGATCCGAACCATCAAAGGGTATCTCCTCGTAGCAAGCTACGACAAGTTCTTCGTGTACAACATCTCCTCTCAGTTCCCGGGCAGGGTCGGGGCACCTCGTCCTCTGTTCTCAGCTGCCATCCATGAGATGCAGTCCCAGTTCTTGAATTCGGATGCCAGTGCTGATGGGCCATTGGGAGCAAAGCCTATGCTAGCAGCGGACCGTGGAAAGCTTGTGGTTCTGGGGCTTGGCAATGGTTACATTGGGATTTATCGGTCGAATTTTCCAGCTTTCGGGTTGCACGCTAACACTGTGGTGTGGAGTGGTCCTGCTCTTCTGCTACTTTTGTTTTTGATTGGGATATTATGGCAGTTCTATGTGAAGAAGAAGGACTCCTTGGGGTGGACAACAGAGGAGTCTTTCAATGCTGaggatgcttcttcttcttcgagtaGTCTTTTGGGCTCTGGAGCTGCTGACAGAGCTTATGTTGATGGTGTGAGAGCTGGTGATCTTAGGGAATCAAGAGGAGCAGCATTACGAGGTCCACCTCGAAGATATGTGTCTCCTTCTCGTCACCCTGGAGGCTCAGGGATGCCATTTAGGTCTGGTTGTGCAGATCCTGGTTTTAGGGGGGCAGGGGACCTGAAATTTAGAGGGCAGAGTATGGAACCTGCAGGTTTTGCAAAGAGAAGAGAAGCATTGTTTCCGAACAGCCAAGTTGCAGATGACCAAATCGATTGA
- the LOC135636780 gene encoding gluconokinase-like yields the protein MASHLKDYGQAFVIMGVSGTGKSTVAEMLAKALDCSFLEADDFHSQANKDKMRKGVPLTDEDRFPWLEVLRDAVGKIMSSSKNVTLTCSALQKKYRDILRSADADYKPGQYTICRVKFICLEASVEVIADRIRRRSKDGKHFMPVSLLQSQLDLLQIDEAEGVIRVDATMSREAILESILTSHF from the exons ATGGCTTCCCACCTCAAAGATTAcg GACAAGCGTTTGTGATCATGGGAGTCAGCGGCACCGGGAAATC GACTGTTGCTGAGATGCTTGCAAAGGCACTAGATTGCAGCTTTCTTGAAGCTGATGACTTCCACTCACAGGCAAACAAAG ACAAGATGAGAAAAGGGGTTCCGCTTACAGATGAAGATCGATTCCCATGGCTTGAAGTACTCCGCGATGCGGTTGGGAAGATCATGAGCTCCAGCAAAAATGTAACTCTTACCTGTTCTGCACTTCAGAAAAAGTACCGGGATATCCTCAGGTCAGCCGATGCCGATTACAAGCCGGGACAGTACACCATCTGCAGGGTGAAATTTATATGCTTAGAGGCTTCAGTGGAAGTAATTGCAGACAGGATCAGGAGAAGATCAAAAGATGGGAAGCATTTCATGCCTGTTTCTCTGTTGCAGTCCCAGTTGGACCTGCTTCAGATTGATGAAGCCGAAGGAGTGATTAGGGTTGATGCCACCATGAGCCGTGAAGCCATTTTAGAGAGCATACTGACAAGCCATTTTTGA